The following proteins are co-located in the Micromonospora viridifaciens genome:
- a CDS encoding RNA polymerase sigma factor yields the protein MTEPRHTGADVRSLTDTLIAHAQSAGGQLTSAQLARTVESAEVTPAQAKKILRALSEAGVTVVVDGSATTRRRVAAARSATPASRATTAKTTKKAAAPAPKQAPAAEEAPAPAPRKATARKAAGTTAEVAAKAAAPAKATKATRATKATVAAKTAAAKPGKAGPKGEGPEGDIDPEELAAEIEDVVVDEPAELTQAAEADAANSANDNDFEWDDEESEALKQARRDAELTASADSVRAYLKQIGKVPLLNAEQEVELAKRIEAGLYAAERLRAAEEGEEKLTRDLQRDLLWISRDGERAKNHLLEANLRLVVSLAKRYTGRGMAFLDLIQEGNLGLIRAVEKFDYTKGYKFSTYATWWIRQAITRAMADQARTIRIPVHMVEVINKLGRIQRELLQDLGREPTPEELAKEMDITPEKVLEIQQYAREPISLDQTIGDEGDSQLGDFIEDSEAVVAVDAVSFSLLQDQLQQVLQTLSEREAGVVRLRFGLTDGQPRTLDEIGQVYGVTRERIRQIESKTMSKLRHPSRSQVLRDYLD from the coding sequence GTGACAGAACCCCGCCACACCGGCGCCGACGTTCGCTCGCTCACCGACACCCTGATCGCCCACGCGCAGAGCGCTGGCGGCCAGCTCACGTCGGCCCAGCTCGCGCGCACCGTCGAGTCCGCTGAGGTGACCCCGGCCCAGGCCAAGAAGATCCTGCGTGCGCTCTCCGAGGCAGGCGTGACGGTGGTCGTGGACGGCTCCGCCACCACCCGCCGCCGGGTGGCCGCCGCCCGGTCCGCCACCCCCGCCTCCCGGGCCACCACCGCCAAGACCACCAAGAAGGCCGCCGCGCCCGCCCCGAAGCAGGCGCCGGCCGCCGAGGAGGCCCCGGCCCCCGCGCCGCGGAAGGCGACCGCCCGCAAGGCCGCCGGCACCACCGCCGAGGTGGCCGCCAAGGCCGCCGCCCCGGCGAAGGCCACCAAGGCCACCCGGGCCACCAAGGCGACCGTGGCGGCGAAGACGGCCGCCGCCAAGCCGGGGAAGGCCGGGCCGAAGGGCGAGGGCCCGGAGGGCGACATCGATCCGGAGGAGCTGGCCGCCGAGATCGAGGACGTGGTGGTCGACGAGCCGGCCGAGCTGACCCAGGCCGCCGAGGCCGACGCGGCCAACTCCGCCAACGACAACGACTTCGAGTGGGACGACGAGGAGTCCGAGGCGCTCAAGCAGGCGCGTCGCGACGCCGAGCTGACCGCCTCCGCCGACTCCGTCCGGGCCTACCTCAAGCAGATCGGCAAGGTGCCGCTGCTCAACGCGGAGCAGGAGGTCGAGCTCGCCAAGCGGATCGAGGCCGGCCTCTACGCCGCCGAGCGGCTGCGCGCCGCCGAGGAGGGCGAGGAGAAGCTCACCCGGGACCTTCAGCGCGACCTGCTCTGGATCTCACGGGACGGCGAGCGGGCCAAGAACCACCTGCTGGAGGCGAACCTGCGGCTGGTCGTCTCGCTGGCCAAGCGCTACACGGGCCGCGGCATGGCCTTCCTCGACCTGATCCAGGAGGGCAACCTCGGCCTGATCCGCGCGGTCGAGAAGTTCGACTACACCAAGGGCTACAAGTTCTCCACCTACGCCACCTGGTGGATCCGCCAGGCCATCACCCGCGCCATGGCCGACCAGGCCCGCACCATCCGCATCCCGGTGCACATGGTCGAGGTGATCAACAAGCTCGGCCGGATCCAGCGCGAGCTGCTCCAGGACCTGGGCCGCGAGCCCACCCCGGAGGAGCTGGCCAAGGAGATGGACATCACACCGGAGAAGGTGCTGGAGATCCAGCAGTACGCCCGGGAGCCCATCTCGCTGGACCAGACCATCGGTGACGAGGGCGACAGCCAGCTCGGCGACTTCATCGAGGACTCGGAGGCCGTGGTCGCGGTCGACGCCGTCTCGTTCTCGCTGCTGCAGGACCAGCTCCAGCAGGTCCTGCAGACGCTCTCCGAGCGCGAGGCGGGCGTGGTACGCCTCCGCTTCGGCCTCACCGACGGCCAGCCCCGCACCCTGGACGAGATCGGCCAGGTGTACGGCGTGACCCGGGAGCGCATCCGGCAGATCGAATCCAAGACCATGTCCAAGTTGCGGCACCCCTCGCGTTCGCAGGTGCTCCGCGACTACCTGGACTGA
- a CDS encoding DUF4193 domain-containing protein — protein sequence MATDYDAPRRDEVDLGEDSLEELKARRVDSQSGAVDVDEAEVAESFELPGADLADEELTVKVLPMQQDEFRCARCFLVHHRSQLAVERGGELICRECA from the coding sequence ATGGCCACCGACTACGACGCCCCGCGTCGCGACGAGGTCGACCTCGGCGAGGACAGCCTGGAAGAGCTCAAGGCCCGGCGGGTCGACTCACAGTCGGGCGCCGTGGACGTCGACGAGGCCGAGGTGGCCGAGAGCTTTGAGCTGCCCGGCGCCGACCTGGCCGACGAGGAGCTCACGGTCAAGGTGCTACCGATGCAGCAGGACGAGTTCCGGTGTGCCCGCTGCTTCCTGGTCCACCACCGCAGCCAGCTGGCAGTCGAGCGCGGCGGCGAGCTGATCTGCCGCGAGTGCGCCTGA
- a CDS encoding inositol monophosphatase family protein, whose product MIRSAPAPRDLLEIAVTVARDAAATAHRMRAEGVSVAATKSTVTDVVTAADRAVERQVLDALRTLRPGDAVLGEEYGAGETGPVADGGVRWIVDPIDGTVNYLYGLPYCAVSLAAEVAGEVVAGVVRNVVTGEEWTATAGGGAWRDGQRLRGSTETDLGQALVATGFGYDAGRRAHQARVVAELIPHVRDIRRMGAAALDLCLAAEGRLDAYYEKGLAAWDLAAGGLVAREAGLLVTGLSGRPPGPDLVIAAPPALFEPLHTRLAALDASGGP is encoded by the coding sequence ATGATCCGCTCGGCGCCCGCGCCGCGGGACCTGCTGGAGATCGCCGTCACGGTGGCCCGGGACGCGGCCGCCACCGCGCACCGGATGCGGGCCGAGGGGGTCTCCGTGGCCGCGACCAAGAGCACGGTCACCGACGTGGTGACCGCCGCCGACCGGGCGGTCGAGCGGCAGGTGCTGGACGCCCTGCGGACGCTCCGGCCGGGCGACGCGGTGCTGGGCGAGGAGTACGGCGCGGGGGAGACCGGCCCGGTCGCCGACGGCGGGGTGCGCTGGATCGTCGACCCGATCGACGGCACGGTCAACTACCTCTACGGGCTGCCGTACTGCGCGGTCTCCCTGGCCGCGGAGGTGGCCGGCGAGGTGGTGGCCGGGGTGGTGCGCAACGTGGTCACCGGCGAGGAGTGGACGGCCACCGCGGGCGGCGGCGCCTGGCGGGACGGGCAGCGGCTGCGCGGCTCGACCGAGACCGACCTGGGGCAGGCGCTGGTCGCCACCGGGTTCGGCTACGACGCCGGCCGCCGGGCCCACCAGGCCCGGGTGGTCGCCGAGCTGATCCCGCACGTCCGGGACATCCGCCGGATGGGCGCCGCGGCGCTGGACCTCTGCCTGGCCGCCGAGGGGCGGCTGGATGCCTACTACGAGAAGGGGCTGGCCGCCTGGGACCTGGCCGCCGGCGGGCTGGTCGCGCGCGAGGCCGGGCTGCTGGTGACCGGCCTGTCGGGGCGGCCCCCCGGCCCGGATCTGGTGATCGCCGCGCCGCCGGCGCTCTTCGAGCCGCTGCACACCCGGCTCGCCGCCCTGGACGCCTCCGGCGGCCCCTGA
- a CDS encoding DUF7455 domain-containing protein: MTPTLTPPPETVSPPAADERCDRCNAAGKLRITLAGGSELVFCGHHANKYAEDLVKITVRFATDPEFTWRGADMMAN; this comes from the coding sequence ATGACCCCGACCCTCACGCCGCCGCCCGAGACGGTGAGCCCCCCGGCCGCCGATGAACGGTGCGACCGCTGCAATGCTGCCGGCAAGCTCCGGATCACTCTGGCGGGTGGGAGCGAGCTGGTGTTCTGTGGGCACCACGCGAACAAGTACGCGGAGGATCTCGTCAAGATCACCGTACGGTTCGCGACGGACCCCGAGTTCACCTGGCGCGGCGCCGACATGATGGCGAACTGA
- a CDS encoding LytR C-terminal domain-containing protein, with amino-acid sequence MRALVVVGLLAVVALVFVVVAVVRDTQSQAGMGKDCPQGWPLADVTLRDRKDVKINVLNGSDQPGLAANIADEFRNRKFQVKKVGNAPKAVSDVAVLRYGPKGVGAAHLLRAYFLDTADRQFDIKRTDDTVDVILGNDFQQLATTTEVNQSLGDLGSPIAPTGTCPAPIDK; translated from the coding sequence GTGCGGGCACTCGTTGTCGTCGGTCTGCTGGCGGTCGTCGCCCTGGTCTTCGTCGTCGTCGCGGTGGTGCGCGACACCCAGAGCCAGGCGGGCATGGGCAAGGACTGCCCTCAGGGCTGGCCACTGGCCGACGTCACGCTGCGCGACCGGAAGGACGTGAAGATCAACGTCCTCAACGGCAGCGACCAGCCCGGCTTGGCCGCCAACATCGCGGACGAGTTCCGCAACCGCAAGTTCCAGGTCAAGAAGGTGGGCAACGCCCCCAAGGCCGTGAGCGACGTCGCGGTGCTGCGCTACGGCCCCAAGGGCGTCGGTGCCGCGCACCTGCTGCGAGCCTATTTCCTCGACACCGCCGATCGGCAGTTCGACATCAAACGCACGGACGACACGGTCGACGTGATCCTCGGCAACGATTTCCAGCAACTGGCCACCACCACCGAGGTCAACCAATCCCTCGGCGACCTCGGCTCGCCGATCGCCCCAACCGGCACCTGCCCCGCCCCGATCGACAAGTAA